In the Ruminococcus sp. OA3 genome, one interval contains:
- a CDS encoding M56 family metallopeptidase translates to MVNTILHILKVNIFAAACILAVILLSRVFKGRYSVRWKYTMWLLISLFLMFPVNISNERAVVRLEIRQQDNTPGTVHHTVGNTPLADVSQVQEKEAGLSGNTYEQKEPALTLTDILTYFCYIWLTGFLFLAFGRLISYYRSLDRLRRWGMPVKNSKITKIYRAACTEKHIKRVPKLMMNPRVQSPVLAGLGRTYLYLPDVPYTDRELELILKHELFHYRHKDLWYKMFLLIVDTVYWFNPLLHWMIREADKDIEYICDCYVIAGYPKSDHAVYNRLLLKTAASGNSHYLTASLNDSKAAFKERIWYMMKAAKLRKGIIPILMLTFVLVVANVLVGCSVNKNEGETDAPSAPVTGKVQSGSDTGVKDTSSADQGEKTGEKLPKPEQTREAKKTPEQTLDVQQTPEAETTQQPEVITADEEKDSPEDAEVPAENHDRESAVSAKVQLYEGTYFDSVVTGFDEEKVVDGLYIEDDYCEVDISDITDTSFDFTAYKVGGMTGERSLIFKKHTAEFADGGTRAVYNGDEYTLYFEFPDNHASHPVVTDIVISGFPALEAATFVNNNIPGYGFS, encoded by the coding sequence ATGGTTAATACGATTCTTCATATTTTAAAAGTTAATATATTCGCTGCAGCCTGTATTCTTGCAGTCATACTGCTTTCACGTGTATTCAAAGGCAGATATTCTGTCCGGTGGAAATATACCATGTGGCTGCTGATCTCATTATTTTTGATGTTTCCGGTTAATATTTCGAATGAACGGGCAGTTGTAAGACTGGAGATCAGGCAGCAGGATAATACCCCTGGCACAGTACATCATACAGTGGGGAACACGCCTTTGGCGGATGTGTCTCAGGTGCAGGAAAAAGAAGCGGGACTAAGCGGCAACACTTATGAGCAGAAAGAACCTGCGCTTACGCTGACGGATATACTGACTTATTTTTGTTATATCTGGCTGACCGGTTTCTTATTTCTGGCATTTGGCAGGCTTATCTCATATTACCGTTCGCTCGATAGGCTTAGACGCTGGGGAATGCCGGTGAAAAACAGCAAAATAACTAAAATATACCGTGCGGCATGTACTGAGAAACATATCAAAAGAGTACCGAAACTGATGATGAATCCGAGAGTGCAGTCGCCTGTTTTAGCAGGGCTTGGAAGAACGTATCTTTATCTGCCGGATGTTCCCTACACAGACCGGGAACTGGAACTGATTTTGAAACATGAGCTGTTTCATTACCGGCATAAAGACCTGTGGTATAAGATGTTTTTGCTGATTGTCGATACGGTCTACTGGTTCAATCCGCTGCTGCATTGGATGATAAGGGAAGCGGACAAAGATATCGAATACATCTGTGATTGTTATGTAATAGCCGGATATCCGAAGAGTGATCACGCAGTCTATAACAGGCTGCTGCTGAAAACAGCAGCTTCAGGGAATTCACACTATCTCACCGCAAGCCTGAATGACAGTAAGGCGGCATTTAAAGAAAGGATCTGGTATATGATGAAAGCTGCGAAGTTAAGAAAGGGAATCATTCCAATTTTGATGCTCACGTTTGTCTTAGTGGTTGCCAATGTTCTGGTGGGATGTTCTGTGAACAAAAATGAAGGGGAAACAGATGCTCCCAGCGCACCGGTGACCGGGAAAGTACAGTCCGGCTCTGATACGGGTGTGAAAGATACGTCTTCGGCGGACCAGGGAGAAAAAACGGGTGAAAAATTGCCCAAACCAGAACAGACCCGGGAAGCCAAGAAGACACCGGAACAGACCCTGGATGTACAGCAGACACCGGAAGCGGAAACGACTCAGCAGCCGGAAGTCATAACGGCTGACGAAGAGAAGGACTCACCGGAAGATGCTGAAGTGCCCGCGGAGAATCACGACAGGGAATCTGCGGTGAGTGCTAAAGTCCAGTTATATGAAGGGACGTACTTTGACAGTGTAGTTACAGGCTTTGATGAGGAAAAAGTCGTTGACGGGCTGTATATTGAGGATGACTACTGTGAAGTTGATATTTCAGATATTACAGATACATCTTTTGATTTTACAGCATATAAAGTAGGTGGGATGACGGGTGAGCGGTCGTTGATTTTTAAGAAACATACCGCGGAATTTGCAGATGGCGGGACGCGTGCAGTTTATAACGGTGATGAATATACACTTTATTTTGAGTTCCCTGATAACCACGCTTCACATCCCGTTGTTACCGATATCGTGATATCGGGATTTCCAGCGCTGGAGGCTGCCACGTTTGTTAATAATAACATACCGGGATATGGATTTTCCTGA
- a CDS encoding YlmC/YmxH family sporulation protein, which translates to MRLFELRQKEVINICNCKSLGCPVDLEFECKSGRITALIIPGPGKLWGLMGRDCEYVIPWECIKQIGDDIILVEIREDVCLKRF; encoded by the coding sequence TTGCGCCTTTTTGAACTGCGACAAAAAGAAGTTATCAATATCTGCAACTGTAAAAGCCTCGGCTGCCCGGTCGACCTGGAATTTGAATGTAAAAGCGGCCGTATTACCGCATTGATCATCCCCGGTCCCGGCAAGCTGTGGGGGCTCATGGGCCGGGACTGCGAATATGTGATTCCATGGGAGTGCATTAAACAAATCGGAGATGATATTATTCTTGTTGAAATCCGCGAGGATGTATGTCTGAAGAGGTTTTAA
- the asnB gene encoding asparagine synthase (glutamine-hydrolyzing): MCGITGFLSEGKYEKNETALKKMNSRIITRGPDDDGYYVDEEIALAMRRLSIIGLDNGRQPMWNEDETLVLVYNGEIYNYLQQKEELQRKGHVFTTDADTEVILHGYEEYGVDVLKKLRGMFAFALWNTVSKTLFIARDPFGIKPLFYCTQNNGFCFGSEIKALLAHPDVRKELNENVLPGYLSFQYNPLEETFYKGIYQLLPGHYMMIENGKMQIHRYWRARFNAEETMRREEAEERLEEALLNSVEAHKLSDVEVGSFLSGGIDSSFLAVAGKMEKTYSIGFEEAEYDETKKAEELSRVNGMTNHSRLITREEYWEAVPWVLKALDEPVADPSIIPLYYLCELAARDVKVVYSGEGADELFGGYNIYQSALALEPFVRIVPAKIRRRLRQMMECLPFSFKGREYLIRAGQSVEERFIGNAYIFKNQEVKELLKNKELVTYTEQDVAAAYYAETEGLDDITRMQYIDINFWMRGDILRKSDHISMAHGLEVRVPYLDEEVAKAAFSVPVRHRVTRKQTKSFFRSVSGGYLPQETSKRRKLGFPVPLRKWLMQEPYQGIVRAEFESETAEKFFEKDRLTVLLDQHKNGKRDNSRKIWTVYLFLLWYRENF; this comes from the coding sequence ATGTGTGGAATAACCGGATTTCTTTCCGAGGGGAAGTATGAAAAAAACGAAACTGCTTTAAAAAAAATGAACAGCAGAATCATTACAAGAGGTCCTGATGATGACGGGTATTACGTTGATGAGGAGATCGCTCTTGCCATGCGCCGGCTTTCCATCATAGGACTTGACAACGGCAGACAGCCAATGTGGAATGAAGACGAAACACTTGTCCTGGTCTACAATGGTGAGATCTACAATTATCTGCAGCAGAAGGAAGAACTGCAGCGGAAAGGACATGTATTCACAACAGATGCCGATACGGAAGTGATTCTTCACGGATATGAAGAATATGGTGTTGATGTTTTGAAAAAGCTCCGGGGGATGTTCGCCTTTGCACTGTGGAATACAGTATCCAAGACCCTGTTTATCGCACGGGATCCATTCGGCATCAAGCCGCTGTTTTACTGCACACAGAATAATGGATTCTGTTTTGGATCGGAGATCAAGGCACTGCTTGCGCACCCTGATGTGAGAAAAGAGCTGAATGAAAATGTACTTCCGGGTTATTTGTCTTTTCAGTATAATCCGCTTGAAGAAACATTTTATAAAGGTATCTACCAGCTTCTGCCGGGACATTATATGATGATCGAAAACGGAAAGATGCAGATTCACCGTTACTGGAGAGCCAGATTTAACGCTGAAGAGACTATGCGCAGAGAGGAAGCAGAGGAACGCCTGGAGGAGGCACTTCTGAATTCTGTTGAAGCTCATAAGCTCAGTGATGTCGAGGTTGGTTCCTTCTTGTCAGGAGGCATAGACTCTTCTTTTCTGGCTGTAGCAGGAAAGATGGAAAAGACATACAGTATCGGATTTGAGGAAGCCGAATATGACGAGACAAAAAAAGCTGAGGAACTGAGCCGGGTCAACGGGATGACAAATCATTCCAGACTCATTACCCGAGAAGAGTATTGGGAGGCGGTTCCCTGGGTTTTGAAGGCGCTGGATGAGCCGGTGGCAGATCCGTCTATCATACCACTTTACTATCTCTGTGAACTGGCGGCAAGGGATGTTAAAGTCGTTTATTCCGGGGAGGGGGCAGATGAACTGTTCGGGGGGTATAACATCTACCAGTCTGCACTGGCGCTGGAACCATTTGTGCGTATCGTGCCGGCAAAGATACGGCGCCGCCTGCGGCAAATGATGGAGTGTCTGCCGTTTTCATTTAAAGGCAGGGAATATCTGATCAGGGCCGGACAGAGCGTGGAGGAACGCTTTATAGGAAATGCCTATATATTCAAAAACCAGGAAGTTAAAGAACTGCTGAAGAACAAAGAACTGGTCACATATACGGAACAGGATGTTGCAGCGGCATATTATGCCGAAACAGAAGGCCTTGATGACATAACCAGGATGCAGTATATAGACATTAACTTCTGGATGCGCGGCGATATCCTGAGAAAATCGGACCATATCAGTATGGCACATGGACTCGAAGTAAGAGTTCCCTATCTGGATGAGGAAGTCGCGAAAGCAGCATTTTCCGTTCCTGTAAGGCATAGAGTTACGCGTAAACAGACGAAATCATTTTTCCGCAGTGTTTCCGGCGGATATCTCCCGCAGGAGACATCCAAAAGGCGGAAACTGGGATTTCCGGTCCCTCTTCGAAAGTGGCTGATGCAGGAACCGTATCAGGGAATCGTGAGAGCGGAATTTGAGAGCGAAACCGCAGAGAAATTTTTTGAAAAAGACAGACTGACAGTATTGCTGGACCAACACAAAAACGGGAAAAGGGATAACAGCAGAAAAATCTGGACAGTATACCTTTT